From Lagenorhynchus albirostris chromosome 15, mLagAlb1.1, whole genome shotgun sequence, one genomic window encodes:
- the MYL9 gene encoding myosin regulatory light polypeptide 9 — protein sequence MSSKRAKAKTTKKRPQRATSNVFAMFDQSQIQEFKEAFNMIDQNRDGFIDKEDLHDMLASLGKNPTDEYLEGMMSEAPGPINFTMFLTMFGEKLNGTDPEDVIRNAFACFDEEASGFIHEDHLRELLTTMGDRFTDEEVDEMYREAPIDKKGNFNYVEFTRILKHGAKDKDD from the exons ATGTCCAGTAAACGGGCCAAGGCCAAGACCACCAAGAAGCGGCCACAGCGGGCCACATCCAACGTCTTCGCGATGTTTGACCAGTCCCAGATCCAGGAGTTTAAGGAGGCCTTCAACATGATTGACCAGAACCGAGATGGCTTCATTGACAAGGAAGACTTGCATGACATGCTGGCCTCGCTGG GGAAGAACCCCACGGACGAGTACCTGGAGGGCATGATGAGCGAGGCCCCGGGGCCCATCAACTTCACGATGTTCCTCACTATGTTTGGGGAGAAGCTGAACGGCACGGACCCCGAGGACGTGATCCGCAACGCCTTCGCCTGCTTCGACGAGGAGGCCTCAG GTTTCATCCACGAGGACCACCTCCGGGAGCTGCTCACCACCATGGGCGACCGCTTCACAGACGAGGAAGTGGATGAGATGTACCGCGAGGCGCCCATTGATAAGAAAGGCAACTTCAACTACGTGGAGTTCACCCGCATCCTCAAACATGGCGCCAAGGACAAAGACGACTAG